Below is a window of Xyrauchen texanus isolate HMW12.3.18 chromosome 1, RBS_HiC_50CHRs, whole genome shotgun sequence DNA.
GTAGGCCTGAACATGACGTGACTATTTTGTCTATCAAATGAGAGTCCCTGACTAACTGTAATGTTCATAATTCTGAAAGTGTAATGAATTAAGAAAAGcacttaaacacaacacaaataattgttatttgtttaaCTTAAAGGTAATATCCTGACTGGGATTTGTTTataacacctgcacacacacacacactcacgcacacacacgcacgcaagcacacactcacgcacacaaacacgcacacacacacacttttctatCACTATGGGGATTTTCCAttgattaataatgttttttaatactGTGTTAATGATATTTTCTACCCTGAGACCCTCAGACAAACCTTTCAGGTGATTTCAGATTTTACAGTCTTAAAGacaaatgtttctatttattattttattttatgtattattattattatgattattcgTTTGTTTCTTTGGTTACTGAGTTTCCTGATGAATATCTGTAGACCAAATGTTTTGAATTTAGTTTCCGGTTATAACACATGCACATTCACAAACTCTTTATCTTTCCTATTCAAATCAAGCAGCCTGAGAGTCACAACATATTCTTAttttaacacaacacaacacacacacacacacacacacacacacctacagctGAACACTCTGAACACACACTAAAGGTCAATGTCATCATCAGAAGAGAAATCTATTGgctgagaaaacaaaaaaacctaaTGAGGAAgaaacacaatgaacacaatgttTTGCGTGATACACGCACACTTGATGGGAGGAGCTGAAGAACAGAtccagaatatcagtatgaactGATGAAGGAagaagacacagacacacaggaaTTAAGAGAGAAACAGACACAACTAGAGGACGAGAAACTCTCATGATCTTTCATTAAACCAGTAAGACCTGTTATAATGTCACTGTCTTCTTCATTATTTTCTGTTATCATTTTATGGTTTTCATGATCTCATTTGATTGCTAAAACCTGTTCATTAATCTTGAATTAATCTCTGAACTTCATACTTTCATATCTGAGATTTTAATGGTCTGTATCTCCTCAGAAATGGAGCAAAAAACATTCATCACTTTTATTCTCtcaggtgagtgagtgtgtattattttttctttggatTTACTAACATCAGTCTCATCGCTGTGAATTATTTGTGTTTGTCTCAATATTTTTCCTCTTCTCAGCTGTCTTCAGTTCATCTGCATGTGTTCCACGTCAGTATCACTTTGTGAATCAGAATTTGAGCTGGACTGAAGCTCAGAGATACTGCAGAGAGAATTACACAGATCTGGCCACCATCAACAACAAGAATGACATAGAAGATCTGCTGAAGAGTGTGAATGATGGTCAGATTCAACATGTCTGGATTGGACTGCAGAAGACAGACAGTTATAAATGGAAGTGGTCTCTGGGTGACCCTGCGTTCTACACAGGAAATAATTCACAGTATCGTAACTGGACACCGACTCAACCGAATCATGATGGTGACTGTAGTAACATGAATCCTGGACAATGGAATGATAATCCTTGTAATAACAATTTACCTTTCATATGTTACAATGGTGAGTGCAGCAGTCTGTGGTGTGAATTATGTGCTGTACACAATCTCTTCATCTTTTAaataatttgcttttaaaaacatttgattgaaCAGTGAGAAAcagtgtgatttatttacttcattatttgttcaatgttaaaatgctttctcctatcccagtttaatatgcagtcaAATATACATAAGACATTCACAGGTTGATTTATGTCACTttcaacattgctctgtttgagcgGCTCGGCCAATCTGATGCAGCGTCATTGATTCAACCAGtgttgtgagtttggggtgggacgaTCTGTTTATTTGACCAATGACAAAGAgagggtgtattcagaaagctttttgtaaaacatttttgcaactGCATGTTGTGACATAATGGTGCAGAAATCACATAATTTGTCTCTTAATTACTGTAAATCAAAAGcaagatttgtttatttattctctTATAAAGACAGCAGTAAAGGATTCATCCCTGTACTTCAGACAATGACGTGGAGAGCTGCTCAGATTTACTGCAGAGAGCATCACACAGATCTGGTCAGTGTGAGGAACCAGAATGAGAATGAACAGATTAATAATATCAGGATTAATGCATTCACAACATCTGGAGTCTGGATCGGTCTGTTCAGAGACTCATGGGAGTGGTCAGATCAGAGTAACTCCTCATTCAGAAACTGGAGGTCAAACATACCTGATAATGTTGGGGGGAATGAAAACTGTGCATTGGTTTGGGTCAAGTCAGACCGTGGACAATGGGGTGACTTGAGCTGTGATAGTAAATCTCAGTTTGTCTGTCATGAAGGTGAGTAGATCTTCTCACACCCAAAACAATATTCTGGTGTAAACCTGATGAAGTCCTTCCTCCTTAAATATAATCCTTTAAAGTGTTTCTGTTTTTGATCTCTGgatgttttggtctgtttttttgtttttttttgtccagatAAACTGGTTTTGGTTCAACAGAATCTGAGCTGGAATGAAGCTCTGAGATACTGCAGAGAGAATCATGTGGATCTGGTGTCAGTTAACTCTGAACAGATTCAGCGTCGGGTGATGAATGTGGCCAGAAAAGCCTCCACTGCTGAAGTGTGGTTGGGTCTACGTCACTCCTGCACTCTGGGCATCTGGTTTTGGGTGAATGGAGAGATCTTGTGTTATCAGAACTGGGCT
It encodes the following:
- the LOC127646650 gene encoding C-type mannose receptor 2-like isoform X2, with the protein product MEQKTFITFILSAVFSSSACVPRQYHFVNQNLSWTEAQRYCRENYTDLATINNKNDIEDLLKSVNDGQIQHVWIGLQKTDSYKWKWSLGDPAFYTGNNSQYRNWTPTQPNHDGDCSNMNPGQWNDNPCNNNLPFICYNDSSKGFIPVLQTMTWRAAQIYCREHHTDLVSVRNQNENEQINNIRINAFTTSGVWIGLFRDSWEWSDQSNSSFRNWRSNIPDNVGGNENCALVWVKSDRGQWGDLSCDSKSQFVCHEDKLVLVQQNLSWNEALRYCRENHVDLVSVNSEQIQRRVMNVARKASTAEVWLGLRHSCTLGIWFWVNGEILCYQNWAAGNGTGVEDCSDAVRVGAVQSGGDQRWISLPQTHKLNFICTNYDE